The nucleotide window CGAGGATGACTGGATATCTGGAGATGACGGCAGAAGGAGCACTCGCCCCGGTCATGAATGCGGTAATGAAAACTTCCTTGCCAAAAAGCGGCCAGGAATTAACAACCGCAATCGCTGAGGAACTCGAGGGAAGAAAAGCAATTTGACAGGGATTTAAACAGGGGGCCTTGCATTGTGCAGACCCCTATTCAGCTTTTTCAATTTTAACAGGACCATCAATTCGCCCGCTTTTATCGAAGTAGACCGTAACCTTATCGCCGGTTTCAATATTTACCCCAGTCTGCACTTTTTCCTTTTTAAAATAAATGGTTTTACCGTTGCCTTCCCCGAAATAGCCTGATGAATCTACCTTGCTGATTTTATACTCTTCTGTAAAATAATCATATTTAACTTCGTTCGAGCTTTTCCTGGCATCGCTCATTTCGATCTTCAGGAAAATCATCAGACCTAGAAAGAGTGTTAATAAAAATAAGACAAGAGCTCTCATATTTTTTCCTCCAACGCTTCATCACCAAACAGTATATGTCCGATGCTTGTCTATATGACCTCATCCTTTTAAAGTTTGCTATAATTATAGGAAAACTGCAGGATGAACAGAGGTTTGAGCATGACTAAATTATTAGAATCCGATCTATACGAACCGATCAGGAAGCATTTTTTAAAACAGGGGTACCGAGTCAATGGAGAGGTCCATGATTGTGATTTAACAGCATTAAAGGATGATGAACTTATCATCGTAGAGTTAAAGCTGACATTTAATATTGAACTGCTCCTTCAGGCAACGAGAAGACTGCGCCTTACTGATATGGTGTATATAGCAATCCCAAAACCGAAGCGGATATCAAGGAGACGCTGGAATGATGTCATCCACCTGGTAAAAAGGCTGGAAATCGGCCTGATTGTCGTAACGTTTGCCGGAAATCGAAAAACCATTGAATTTAAGGTTCACCCAGAACCATTCAATCGCAAGTCGAGCAAGAACCGGCGAAAAAAAGCGGCTTTGATCAAAGAAATTGAGGGAAGAAGCGCTGACTACAATGTCGGCGGAAGTAATAAAAGCAAGATCATGACCGCATATAAAGAAAATTGTATCCAAATAGCCTGTTATCTTGAGAAACTTGGGCAGATGTCACCTAAAGCACTCGTGGCACTCGGGACCGGCGAAAAGACCCCATCAATCCTCCAGAAAAACTACTATAAATGGTTTGAAAGAGTCGAGAGAGGCGTATATGCACTTTCAGACCAGGGACAGGCAGACCTAAAGGATTTCCCTGAACTCGTAGCGTATTATTCAGGGAATCTGGAAGAGCCTAGTCAATGATATGTGCCCGGACTGAGAGAGAATCGCAAAAACCGGGCACATACAGAAAGGATATGTTCCCGAACTGACGGGAAAACGCAAAAACGGGGCACATAAAGAAAGGATATGTGCTCGAACTGAAGGGGAATTGCCAAAACGGAGCACGTAAAAAAAGAATATGTGCCCGAACTGAAGTAAAATCGCAAAACGGGGCACATAAAAGAGGGATATATTCCCGAACTGACGGGGAATCGCAAAAACGAGGCAAATAAAGGAAGGATATGTGCTCGAACTGAAAGTGAATTGCCAAAACGGGGCACGTAAAAAAAGAATATATGCCCGAACTGAAGTAAAATCGCAAAAACGGGCCACATAAAAGAAGGATATGTTACCGGAATCACAAAACGGGATAAATAATGAAAAAATTAATTTTAAAAAAGCACAGACAGAAAATCAATGTTGATTTCTGCCCGTGCTTTTTTAGTTTATTTATGCTTTTTCAAGAAAATGTTCGTCTATCAAAGCCTGTAATTCCTGTATTTCACGATTAAAATCAGATGACATTGAGAATAGGATACTATCAACCAGGAATTTTCTCGGTGCCTTGGAGCGAAGTTCTTCTTCAATGAAATTGAGCTTTTGGAGATGATCTTTATTTTCGCAATCAAGCTTTTTCAACCGGGAAATACCAGAATGGATTTTAGACCTCCAGTCTAGAGCTTCTCTATTTGAAACAGGGAGCCATGCATCAAGGAATTCTGGAGAAAGTAATTGTTCCTGAGACAGCGTCACTTCCTCAATCAAGTTTAGAATTCGGTTTACACTAAAGCGAACAATTGGAAGCATACTTGCCGAATCACCGTTGGCTTTACGATAAAACCGGACATTTTGAATGAGAATCCCATTAAGCATGATGGCAGCATCCAGAAGATATGGCCTGCAAAGATCATCGGTGATATCTGCAAGCCGGTCAGAATACCATCTCAATGTTTTCATTTGGCCTATTTCAATGAATTGCTTCAGTTCTTTATCCCCGGAAAAATAGACTTCTTCAAAAAGCGGGATGATTTTATTTTCCCTGTTTGCTGTCATCTGGAGTTCGATTTGCCTCATGAATACTTCTGGGTCACCTGGATCCTGGCCAAGCAATAAGGCGTCTCGGGCCATTTCCATTTTCCTGAAAGCTGCCCTGAAGATTTCCATGAGCAGCTCATTTTTTGATAAGAAATAATTATAAAAGGTTCCTTTAGATATTCCGCTGTAATCAAGGATATCCTGAATAGAGGTAGAGTGGAATCCTTTTTCTATAAAAAGCTCGTGCGCTTTTTCGATAACATTCCGTTTTCTGTCGTTCATTTCATCACCTTAACCCTTTTTGAACCGATTGTATAAAAAATATACTACATTAAATTTTCGGACATTACAAACCCTTTAACAACAATGGTTTAAAACTATTGCAAAAAATGGACCGATGGTATATGCTAGTGTCTATGCAAACACATTGTTGACAAATTTGTGAACAATAGAGGGGGAAATTCACAATGAATAAAAACTTTCAAGCGCCCGAAAAACCGCCGTACGGTATTCTCGCGGTATTGATTGTCGGGGCTTTTATCGCATTCTTAAATAATACATTGCTTAATATAG belongs to Mesobacillus sp. AQ2 and includes:
- a CDS encoding DUF2161 family putative PD-(D/E)XK-type phosphodiesterase; translated protein: MTKLLESDLYEPIRKHFLKQGYRVNGEVHDCDLTALKDDELIIVELKLTFNIELLLQATRRLRLTDMVYIAIPKPKRISRRRWNDVIHLVKRLEIGLIVVTFAGNRKTIEFKVHPEPFNRKSSKNRRKKAALIKEIEGRSADYNVGGSNKSKIMTAYKENCIQIACYLEKLGQMSPKALVALGTGEKTPSILQKNYYKWFERVERGVYALSDQGQADLKDFPELVAYYSGNLEEPSQ
- a CDS encoding TetR/AcrR family transcriptional regulator → MNDRKRNVIEKAHELFIEKGFHSTSIQDILDYSGISKGTFYNYFLSKNELLMEIFRAAFRKMEMARDALLLGQDPGDPEVFMRQIELQMTANRENKIIPLFEEVYFSGDKELKQFIEIGQMKTLRWYSDRLADITDDLCRPYLLDAAIMLNGILIQNVRFYRKANGDSASMLPIVRFSVNRILNLIEEVTLSQEQLLSPEFLDAWLPVSNREALDWRSKIHSGISRLKKLDCENKDHLQKLNFIEEELRSKAPRKFLVDSILFSMSSDFNREIQELQALIDEHFLEKA